A window of Narcine bancroftii isolate sNarBan1 chromosome 6, sNarBan1.hap1, whole genome shotgun sequence genomic DNA:
gaccctaacTACCTTTGACACTATTTTCAgtaaattatgtatctgtattccaaaatccctctgttctactgcattcctcattGCCCTTCCTTTTACCATGTCTACATTGGTTAGTCCTCCCAAAGTACAGCACCTTGGGACCATAACACTGGTGCCTTTGGATTTACTGAAATAAATAATTTGCTCCTCGTCATccattcatagaaccatagagcattacagcacagaaacaggcccctttggccaaactatttttatgcctagtcgcactgacctgcatccagtccataccaCTCCATATCTCCCCCATTCCCATAATACTTACAGACTTAATGATTTTAATGAACTCCTGAATAATTTCCCTCTTCTTCCCAACATCAATACCATCCCAATGTCCTCCCTTTGAATTTAGGGACATGTTAGGAGAAAAACTGGATGATGAGACATGCTTTGGGAAATAACCATCAATTTTACTGCAATGTGACAAAACATTATAGCACTTGATACCAATTCCATCCTTTCCAATCAATCTGTGGATGGACCATGTTACTCCAAATAATGCCAGCATCTTTCTTTTAAAGTTGGATTTACAATCTATTCATTGACAAAGTGAAAGATAAAATTCATCAAATTGTTCCTCAAAAGGTAAGCTCAGAGATTCTTAACTTTCTCAGACAGTTTAAAATACTAATCAACACCTGAGGAAACTATTGTAGTCGACTATTAACAACTGTTGTAGTTGTTCACACATATCTCTGCAATAACGAATGAATATTACAGGAGGTAAAAGAGACTGCAGACTGTAAACTGAAGCAGAAAAAACTgaactgctggaaaaactcaacgggtcaggcagcatccatgaaagatTAGCACTGGTAGTCATTTCAAATCAAGATCCTGCATCAAAAATGAGTGAACTGAATTAAAGTTAAGAAAACAGGTTATCATAAAATGTGAATTTAAAATCCTAGAAATGTAGAAATAAAACCACGAGAGATTGAGGAATTGAAATTTATGGGGAACTGTCATAGAAGGGGAGTAAGAGGACAGAACAGATgatattgaatgacagagcagacttgaGTAGCTCCTATTTTCTGAGTTAATGATTTTCTTCCTAGAATAGTAATCTAAAGAATGTGATGAAATCTAACAGAAAATGATTATGGTCCAGATTTGCCGATGCAACAGGAGAATGTAAGGAAGGAATTTAGGGTTTCCTAAACATTATGAATAGACAAAATTATTACAGATGGAAATAATGTGGATAACTCTAAAATTATCCACATTGATAAGAAAAGCAGAAATGCagattttctttaaaattatgaTTCAAGGGTTCAGAATGTGAATCATAAACATATGCATTACAAAGAGAAATTATGAAAACAAATGATGGGTTAGCCTTTAATGCAAAAGGCCAAAGATGTTTTTTTCTGCAGTTACCTAGAATCTTGatgaggccacaatgggagttaTACAATTTTGGTCTTTTTATCCAGTGAACTAGATTGATTCCCAAAATGGAAGGGCTTTTCTCAGAGGAGAAATTAAATGCAACAGGCCAGCATTTCtcatgtttgaaaaagatcatTTGATTAACTGTTTAAATGGTTTGGCAGAATAGATGCAAACAGGATATTTTTCCTATCTAGAAAggccaaaacttttttttttaaagattttttttccttaagcTTTTGGAATTATTGACCCTGGAAATCTGTGGATGCTTAGCTATGAAGTACTGTTCATCTAAGATGGGAATGATTAAATTTTGAGGGTTGTTGTGAAATTGAACTTTGGTTTGGAAGATGAAGCTAGTGGAAAAATCAACAGAGCCACAGAAATGGTTGTCCTTTTCTCATCTTTTATACTCTTAAATCCCATCTCATATTGAGAATTTGAATTACCGGTAATTTAACCAGAAATCTTCAGGTCGGtttgctgtgtaaaaaaaaaaatttgactggTTTATTAATGTCTTCTGGAGAAAGTAATCCTGCTACTCTTGCTTCGTTTTCATTCACCTTTTGACATTTTAAtgctttattatttatttattttatagttGTGTTCCAAATTTAGCAAAATGGTTGGAGAGCTTGAAGCCTTCATCCAGAAGCAGGCAGGTAGGTGCTCATAACATCAGGAGCAAGAAATATTCGCTTATGGCACTGTGGATTTAACAGTGTCTGTTGTTTTGTCCCATAGTTTCGTGGCAACTGGACAAGTACGTTGAATTTGATTATTCTTTGGTTGGAGAACCAGAGATTACAACTGATTTCATTGATTTTCCCATTAAGGTACAGTCGTCACTCTGATAAAAGTCATTAATTTATATATAGTTATGTTTCTCCAAGCCTTTATTTCTAAACACAGAAGTATTTTACTTGTATATTTTCAGTAGCGATTTCTGATtagtgaggtttttttttcccaaaagtacacataataaaatcttcaataacACAATACATTAAACTTTTAGACATTAGTGAGTTGAGTTTGTGGTCACAACCCTGGTCACAATAAtccttctgcttttattttctgaTGTCCAGAAATACAGGGCCTCTTTGAAATCAAAGGGCAATGTTTGCTAAAGAGCCAGtgacatcttttaaaaaaataattttcacttCTGTAAATAGCTATAGATGAACTCTTGTTCTAAATTCCTgtacggattgactttgtgactcagggtccattggctgggggcagccatcttaatttctgtgcacatGCGCCAGTCgtcagttggcgcttgcgcaaaaGGTTCACTTAGTCTCTTCTTCCAAATTCCGACCGAGAAATTAATCTGTCTAAAGGTGTGCATACTGGCAATGCAAACAGGCAAAGTTGTAAAGTGGTCTGGTGCTCCTTGTGTAAGAGGAGCTCCACTCCTGCATGGCAAACTCATTCTAGATTGTATGACACAGAGTGCTGCATGTTAAATACCAGACCTGCACACTCAAACATACCCAAAGGCTTTTCTCTCCCATTGCAGAACTAGCAGGGGAAACCAAGGTGGCTGCAGAATGCAAGGGTAGCATTTTGCAATTGAAAGAGACTCTACATTGACGAGGATCAAAAGCTCACCCAGAAGATTAATTTGGGATTTGTGAATGAGGTGGCAATTTTGAGGGGTGGTATCGCGGGTTGAAGTTTTTGTCTCGTCTTTGCTCATTGAGTGACGACAATGTGATCAGATGTGTGTCTGATGTAATATGTTGCTCAGATTATATAATCTGAGAAAATTGTATTGTCTGGCCTATTTAGACATGCATGGCAGGCAAGACTATGTAAAGTATAAGAAAACAAAACTAGTGCAATGGAATATGAATATGTGTTGAATAGTGAGAATCTACAGGTGATGAAAAGATTAATTTAAAGGTGACAATTCTATTGAACACTATTCCATGTTTTCTTGTAATATATTTTTGTGTATTATTGAAAGTACCGCCATCAAAGTAATCACTGAAAATTTtccccaatgtccagggtgaatTATATGATGTTGAGCACCATACAGAGGCTCCATTCTCTGCAAAGTTGTTTAACCTAGCAAACATCACAGACCAGATGCTTGTCCTCGGACTCTCTGATTACTTTTTTAACACAGGAAGTTTTGCATACTTTAGGGCTGGAGCTTTACAAGTCAACATCACAGATGACATGGTAAGTGAATCATATCACAAATTATACTGATTGGAAGGAAAAGCACTGCAGTTAATCAGAACAAAACAGGAAATGCAAGGTGAAATATCAAGTCATGGATTGTCTTTGAATATGGATTTTATCAGCCCTTCATTATCCGCTAATCTATCATGTATGATTTTCTCACCCATAGTCCTTTCATGATTAACTAAGAAAAGTGTAGTCTTGATATGAATCTCTCCAACAGTTGTGAAGTAAAATAGTAAAATGAAAACAATGAACCTAATTCGACAGAAACAGTTATCAACACGACCAGAATGTCCAGGCCTTAATGAAAATTCTGAATAACAGATTAAATTCTAGCCATGTTAGCTCGCTTTGCTTCAAcatagttatggaaaaggataaaaacactCAAAATGGGTAAGTGCTTaaatggggaagggctaattatgaagggatgaggtaggaactagtgaaagtaaattggaaaccgatgtttaagggtgaaaacacaaaagtaatgtggaggaagtttggggaccacttgtgctgggttcaagataggtttgtcccagtgggacaaggaaaagatggtagggaaagggaaccgtggctgacgaagcaggtcaggcaacttgtcatgaggaagaaggaagcatacattagatacaggaagcaggaagggctcatgagaagtatatggaagccaggaaggagcttaagaaaggatttaggagaacCCAAAGGGGggggcatgagaaagccttggcatgtagaattaagaacTCCAAGGTGttatatgcatatgtgaagaacagaaggatgatgagaatgaaggtggggatgcaaaaaggataaaggattcaacatgtgcctggaggcagaggagattggagaggtcctaaatgaatactttgtgtcattcacaagagaaaaggaccttgatcattgTGAGATCAAAAttaaacaggcctgtgtgctggaaaatgtggagatttaAGTACGAGGAAGTGTTGATTCTTCTTAAAAACCATCAAGATTGATAGGTTCCCGGGGCCAGACACAATATACCTCAGGCTGCTGTGTGGtgaaagagatagctggggcaataACTATGATCTTTGAATACATTTTGGCCATAGGAAAGGTGCTGGAGGATCAGAGaacggcaaatgtagtccccttgtttaaaaaagtaatagggaggaccctgggaattatagaccgatcagtcttgcgtcagtggtgtgcaaattaatagagaggattcttaaggatagaatctgtgaacatttggagaaatacagtctactgaacgataatcagcatggctttgtgaggggaaagtcgtACCTCACAagtttgagtttttttgaggtaacaaaagaaattgatgatggtAAGGCAGGAGATGTGGTCTCCATGAAtgttagtaaagcatttgacaagatcccccacaagagactcagccagaaagtcatgaggcacagaatcagtggaaccttggctgtgtggataaaaaaaattggcttacaagagaaagcagagagtagcagtggaaggaaagtattctgcctgtaggtcagtgactagtggaatgctgcaggaatctgttctaggacccctgctctttgtgatttttataaatgacctggatgaagaggtagaaggatgagtcagtaggtttgtggatgacaccaaggttggaggagttgtgaatggagtgGAAAGTTGTcaaaagttacaagaggatatagacaggatgcagagtcgggcaaatggatttcaatctggataagtgtgaggtgatgcattttgaaaggactaaccagaaggctgaatgcagggttaatgatcggttacttaagagtgtggatcaaAGAATAGAAGTAGACTAGAAAGACGGGCGGCACACTgaaattttcttttccttttatcattttttaattgtttttagttgtttaattttcaaagttctgaggggagggaaggaaattaCAAGTAAGCTGGCAGAGAATTTGTATCTGAAAAGTGAATTATACTAAGAAAGTGTAAATACAtcaaaaaggatttttttttctcccagatgtgATACTATTGTCTGTTTTGTAAAAATTGAAAAGTAAcatttcagagaaaaaaaagtgtggatgaacagagggaccttggggtgcaaatccatacatccctcaaggtcgctgcacaggttgataggaaagTTAAGAAGATCTATAGGATGCTGGGAtttattaatgggggattgaattcaggggaAGAGAGGACATGttacagctctacaaatctctggtatgaccacacttagagtattgtgttcagttctggtcacatcactataggaaggatgcagaagctacggagagggtgcaaatgaaatttaccagcatgttgtccagattggaaaataagtcttatgaggcaaggttagcagagttgggacttttctctttggagtgtaggaggatgagaggaaacttgatagaggtcgacaagattatgagaggcatagatagggtggacagccaccaCTCAATTCCCAGGGCAAGATcatcaaataccagaggacacgtATACAAGGTAAAGGGAGGGAGGTTTTGGGGAGACAgaaggggtaaggttttttttatataaacacagagttgtggatgcctggaattccttactggggctggtggtggaggctaaaacattgcgggcatttaagagacttttagacagatgGATgagagaaaatagagggttaaaggatagggagggtttagtacttttttttaaggaaggaatatttgggtcggcacaacattgagtgcCGAAGGGCCTATACTCTGCTTTGATAAATATGTGCATCCTGCCAAGCAAGTTACTCTACGATGTCAATCctctactgtttaaaaaaaaacctctgctggaggaactcaatgagtcAAACATCTTCTGCAGTGGAAAAGAAATTATTGACAATTTGAGTCGAGACACTATCAGGATTTTCCTGTGGAGTTTCAATACACTCCTGACTAAAGTAAAAACAAACACATGTTTAAGTAATAGCTGATCCACCTGACAGAGATACTTCATGTGCAATTACAAATTTTTTATTATTCTTCATATTTCTAAGTAAGATTGAGGATCTCTGCACAGAAGCTGGCTGAACTTTTTGACTGCATCTACTATTCTCTTTCCACCAACTGCAGTGTTTTGTTATTCAGATCCATCATTCTTTTAACCACCTCGACTTGCATCTTCTCCAGATGGTTGAATTGCAACCATGCTCATGCATGGCATCAGCAACACTTGTTTCATGCATTCTCTCTTGGTTTTTACATTAGCTCAGACTCTCCAGtgttctctccatccctccccctgTATGCAACAAATAACATGTTTCATGTCCTAATTCTGATGGAAAGCATTGATCAGAAACAATAACTATATTTTTCTCTCCGCCGATGCTGGCCTGACAATGCTTTCCTTAAATTGAACAATCTTTGTGAAATAATTAACTTGTTGGATTTAATTTCAAAGCTTCTGCATGCATTCTATATTAGTTTATAGATGTTAATGCCAAAGAACTATTGAAGAGCACAAAAAAGAATATCTACCAAAAATCTAAcagtaaaattaattttaaatgaagGAGTTCATGCAAATGATTAATTAAGATTATTGAATTTAAGGGATAGATTTTTTGCTAGAAGCCAAGAATCTATTAATCTAAATTTGACCTATTATATTGTTGATGTAGAAATCCATTTTTCTCTATCCAAGATGAATCTCTAAATTTAGTATTTAGTCTATTTTGACATGATGCATTATCAAACTAATGTGCCAGGCATATCTTAATGTGACTTAATTATAGTCATTTCTATTCAACAGCACCACTGCACCTTTAAAAGGAATATTTCATCCTTGAGGATAATTGATTGCCAAAAAATATTGGGGTCAGAAACTTAATGAAGTATCATGACCAAAGGAATTCCTTCAGAAAGCTTAAGCAAGTTTAATATTCAGATGGATataacatttttccattccattttcagatttccaagtaCACACCATTTCATCTCAGCACATCCAGTTTGGGAATGCTGTTACCCAAGGTAATGAATGCCAATTTATGTGACAGGCGATGTGAATTATTTATATGCATCTAGTCAAGGGCATCATCGTTTATTATATTTTCTGGATGAAATAATCTCACTTAAACAATTAGAGAACGAATTACATTATCCATGCAGTTTGTATATCATGTACATTCACTTTTGCGAAAGTGAGATCAAGTGAAATGCGATAGgccacagatgctgtgattatagtaaacgcaccaaaatgctggaggaactcagctggacttttcagcatctataggagtcaAGATACTGTATattgtcaatgtttcgggcctgagcccttcttctaggggaaaagaaaatcagaaaaggtagaaacaggatatatcagaaagtctcagaattcaaacaatgagggaggaaacaagaccaacaaaaggtgctaattggatatgataagacattaggtagaatttatcatgtctatgtGAAAGGAGTAAAGGAATGGAGAAAggatggggaagaagggaaaaaaatgatatCAAGTCATAAGAATTCAGAAATATAATGCTGTTAAagttattatatataaaaaaaataaaatccagtTCATTACATAAAGCAAAATAACATACAAGTTGTTTCCTAGATTGTCGACCTCATGCCCACGATTAAAAATATTATGGGTTCAATCCCACTCAAAACCAAgcatttaatatatttttcattGATGCTACATCATTAGAGATGCAATGTTTAAATGAGAACATTCGCTTTCCTCATGATCAGTGGACTATTATAGATTTctaactgaaaacaagaaagtcttCCCTAAGCAACTATCCCCTCTCAGATCCATATTCTGAATGCTGCTGTATAGGACGATCCAGCTTAcaattttcaccttaaaatcatGGTCATCCTATACAATGTGCCTAAACTTCTTAGATTGAGGACGTAGCCGCAAAACGCTGCCTCCATCCTCCTGCCTGCTCCGATGCAATCTAGTGCAAGCCCTGTTGGTTATTTGCGAAGTCTCCACATTCCTCAGCAGGGTCCATCCACTTTAAACAGCCAGCTACAGGAGCTTAcagaggtttattttaaaatatccaaataaaatttaaacctttaaatgatcatttgttattaaaatcttgtgatttgcttttaactgcATCCAttggtcagtggtaagtgccagattttggagGTTCATTTCATTCAAAGGGCATTGCTCAAGATCAGTATATTAGATGGAAATTCTGGGGTGTCCAATACATATGGGATACAATATACAGTTATACAAACCATCCTTTTCAGTGAAGGTTGGAGAAGACTTGATGAGATCAAATTTCATTACTGAAACTATGATGTGATGCAAGTGGCCACTTTAGGACTCTGACATTCATTTTATCTTTGAAATACTTGATTTAGCACCGCCTAGAATATTCCTGGACACATAGATTTAATAATAGACTAGCGTACATCTTATTTGTCCATTATAATATGTCCTTAACTTCCTCCAGGTGGCAAAGATGTACCCCAACCTACTAATGAAAATTGTGGTGCATGCGGAAAAGCCACCAGTTGTGAAGCTCATCCCAGGAAAATTTGCTTCCAATCTATTTTTTGCAACCGATGTATATGTAATCCTTCCGAACAATTCCTTAGCAGAGCTATTCCTGTTGAGTATTGTAAGTACCTTTGTTTTTTTTAGATAATTAAGTTAAATGGAAAGTATGTGAAAGGTTgaaagaaatggatcagaaaataaattatacagTCTACACAATTATACAGTAACTTTTATGGGAAGCTATCACCATGTGTTACCATGTGTGAGTGTGATAAAGGAAATATTAGCTGCTAAATAGTTCACAGAAAGAAACCACCAATTTCAAAGTGACAATTACCAGAGAAACTTGGCAGGACTATTTATTGGCTGTCCATCAAAATCATCTCCACGTTCATTTCCATTCACTGTTGAGCAGATCAGACCAGTACTGAGAGTAACATTCAGTTTGTAGTTCATTTATGCTCTTTCTTAACTTTTAACAAAACCTAACATCAACATCAGGAAAGGCAGCCCCACTGAATACTCACAGGAAGTCTGATGGCAAAGTGATAGGTATAGTTTTACAAATTGCACAAGACCTCCTTCTATCCTGTCTGCCAGCAATTTGGTCTTTTACAGTTCAAAACTCCATTCTGAATCCACTATAGTTACAATACCTTTGTTCAATACAAATTGAAAATGTCAAGGGAATTTACGTTACTTTATTTGTAAACAAATTCATGTGCTGATATTATTTTGATACAATTTGTGTCTACCACAGACGGCCAGTGTGTATGGACAAATGTATATTTCAGAGGGAGAACTGCATGGATCAGTGTCTCTAGACAGGTAAGAACTGAAGAAAtctattttctatttttgtaAGCAGGTCCTAGTCTTATTCAAATCTGGCTCCTAACTCAAACATGAAATGATTTGCAAAGTTAAAAGCAAATAGCTCTTTGGAAATGTTACTTACATCAATGTGAAGCATATTTCAGAAAACTTTAAAGACCTATTTGCTTTCAAAATGTTCAGTTTCCATCTTTCTTTATAAAAACATTAAAGGTATGTCAGTTTTTCAGGACTCTGATGTGGATCAGGACAAATTGTTTATACCCTGTTCATGGTCTGATCAATTACAAGAGATGGTCCCTAAATATCTCAGGTGTTGCGTATATAATGCCTATAAATAACCCTGTAATATCTCCAATCTTTAGAGTcagaaaaagaaatgtaaacaaacaatttGTATCAGATTGGACCACCCATCaccaaatattttgaaattattaaaaaatttatCATGTACATCCTaaatgatggatttttttttaattaaaaaggcTTACATATTTCTGCCCAACATCAAAATAATTTCTGTTCCTCTGGGTGTATGGCTTGCTTTTGCATAGAGATGCCACATTCCTGAAGCTCCAACATCCCTCCCATTCCCCTTGATCTATGTTCAAACTAACTGCTGTGCAGAACTGTTCAATGTCCAATGATAGAGTGAATGGGAGAAAGGACTTATTAGGGACAAAAATTCCAAGAACCCTACACAAGATGCTTTGAGTTTTGAGACTATAGAAACATGCAGAATTATGCATTATGCCCACATCCCAACCTCAGTCCCTAATTAGCCCACTCTATTCTTTGTTTGGTGCTAAGTATTATTTTCCAATTCATGAAGGGATAGCATTTGTGTTTCAGCTGCCGTCATTGCAACTCTTAAGAGGTGGCTCCAGGGGATGGGCGAGGTGGCTCCAGGGGATGGGCGAGGTGGCTCCAGGGGATGGGCGAGGTGGCTCCAGGGGATGGGCGAGGTGGCTCCAGGGGATGGGCGAGGTGGCTCCAGGGGATGGGCGAGGTGGCTCCAGGGGATGGGCGAGGTGGCTCCAGGGGATGGGCGAGGTGGCTCCAGGGGATGGGCGAGGTGGCTCCAGGGGATGGGCGAGGTGGCTCCAGGGGATGGGCGAGGTGGCTCCAGGGGATGGGCGAGGTGGCTCCAGGGGATGGGCGAGGTGGCTCCAGGGGATGGGCGAGGTGGCTCCAGGGGATGGGCGAGGTGGCTCCAGGGGATGGGCGAGGTGGCTCCAGGGGATGGGCGAGGTGGCTCCAGGGGATGGGCGAGGTGGCTCCAGGGGATGGGCGAGGTGGCTCCAGGGGATGGGCGAGGTGGCTCCAGGGGATGGGCGAGGTGGCTCCAGGGGATGGGCGAGGTGGCTCCAGGGGATGGGCGAGGTGGCTCCAGGGGATGGGCGAGGTGGCTCCAGGGGATGGGCGAGGTGGCTCCAGGGGATGGGCGAGGTGGCTCCAGGGGATGGAAGGCATTCCTGCTCTGAAACGCTGTCTGCTAAAACAATATATAACTGTTTGTTCTGCATGTCATTGCAGATTCATTACAATTTTCTGAAGAATTCCATTGCTGAAAGAGTTTACCATTTTGTGACATTTGTGTCTTTTCCTTGCAAAATTGAATTATTAAAaatcctttttatttttaaattagtcTGGACCTGGTATTGGAAAAATCCAAAGTGGGAACTATTCCTGTAAGTGTCTATAGTCACTTTGAGTGACACAATTACTGCTTTAAACTTATGCTCATATGAAAATAAAAGACTAAGCAACTTTTGAGTGTCAAATTAACAACCAATCAAGTCACAGGCTATTTACAACAGTGAATTAGTCTTAAAGGAACAATGAATGGAAAACATTAAACAtagataaatgttaaattaattttGACTCTAATTTGCTCCAAGACAAAATCAATGAAAGAAATGCTGATTCTGGAGCTAGAGAAGATGCTGATTCCAAAGATAAATGGTATGTCTGCCTAAAGATCCAAACCTGTCTTTATGGTTTATATCTGTACTGTTTTAACAGCTCAAATGTTGACTGTGTGGAGACTGCAATTCAGTTagccattgttgctgatgaggccaaataccgttgtgtcatctgcaaacttaatgacactgttgaagctggatctagtgatgcagttgtgggtcagtaacatgaacaggagctggatgagaacacagccctgaggtgcgccag
This region includes:
- the LOC138735951 gene encoding bactericidal permeability-increasing protein-like, encoding MQQKMYLAVCVMFILIGATLGKNDLNPGIQSKITQKGLEYGRKIAITIAQKKIKEIHLPEISGDFGPLYYHVTGWQITDFGLPVSDIGLIPNIGVKLSVKRAHIGIRGNWDMKYLFIRDKGTFNLNINDLSAVFAVSVSMDSSRPMIRYNRCDARLENVDLKLHGRVSWIYNLFIDKVKDKIHQIVPQKLCSKFSKMVGELEAFIQKQAVSWQLDKYVEFDYSLVGEPEITTDFIDFPIKGELYDVEHHTEAPFSAKLFNLANITDQMLVLGLSDYFFNTGSFAYFRAGALQVNITDDMISKYTPFHLSTSSLGMLLPKVAKMYPNLLMKIVVHAEKPPVVKLIPGKFASNLFFATDVYVILPNNSLAELFLLSITASVYGQMYISEGELHGSVSLDSLDLVLEKSKVGTIPTKSMKEMLILELEKMLIPKINAILKKGFLIPKIDKISLINPVFKIGQGLILIGSDIQYEK